A window of Oncorhynchus tshawytscha isolate Ot180627B linkage group LG10, Otsh_v2.0, whole genome shotgun sequence contains these coding sequences:
- the pcdh7b gene encoding protocadherin-7b isoform X2, with protein MRTTGAVDYICYSILILQLLNQPDAKQVLRYRLAEEGPADVRVGNVAKDLGIVAGSGEVTFTLESGSDFFKIDNITGELTTNERRIDREKLQQCQMIFDENECFIDFEVSVIGPAQSWVDLFEGKVIILDINDNTPSFPSPVLTLSVEENRPIGTLYLLPTATDRDFGRNGIERYELIQDSGESSRRLGSNSGGRGVDSRRFDEGAARSSVFELQVADTTDGEKQPQLIIKGALDREQRDSYELTLRVRDGGDPPRSSQAILRVMITDVNDNSPRFEKAVYEADLPENSSPGAPILQLKAADADVGVNGQIEYVFGAATESVRRLLRLDEGSGWLSVLHRIDREEVSQLRFTVMARDRGQPPKMDKATVVLNIKDENDNVPAIEIRKIGRIFLKDGVANVAEDVVVDTPIALVQVSDRDQGENGIVTCTVVGDVPFQLKPASEIEGEMNKKKYFLHTSAPLDYEATQEYNVVIVAVDSGSPSLASNNSLIVKVGDFNDNPPIFSQNVVEVSFLENNAPGERVTTVQAIDADSGKNAEIAYSLVSSVNGIFSIDADSGDIRVNTILDREQTERYEFKVIAKDKGMPILQGSATVVVLVADKNDNEPKFMQDVFTFYVKENLTPNSPVGMVTVIDADKGQNAEMSLFIEEEEDIFSIENDTGTIFSTMSFDREQKTSYTFRVKAVDGGDPPRSATATVSLFVMDENDNPPTVTFPINSTYTLLPPSSNVRTVVRTVIATDPDTGINADLNYSIIGGNPFKLFEIDGGSGVISLVGKLEQKHYGLHRLVVQVNDSGQPSQSTTTLVHVYVNETLSNSTIVEAQVAKSLGTPLNTNIAGDPNYDLGKQRLSIVIGVVSGIMTVILIILIVVMARYCRPKNKNGYEAGKKDHEDFFTPQQHDKGKKPKKDKKNKKSKQPLYSSIVTIEASKPNGQRYDGVNEKLSDSPGMGRYRSVNGGPGSPDLARHYKSSSPLPTVQLHPQSPTAGKKHQAVQDLPPANTFVGTGDNISLGSDHCSEYSSQTINKYNKQPFRRVTFSVVSQPQDPHQQGSLQSCYDSGLEESETPSSKGSSGGPRLGALPLPEDSYERTTPDGSVGEAEHMENGYENLPSEAEAIFLDPRTVPETIQDHW; from the coding sequence ATGAGGACTACTGGCGCAGTGGACTATATATGCTACAGTATACTCATCCTGCAGCTGCTGAATCAGCCCGATGCCAAGCAAGTGTTGCGATATCGCTTGGCTGAGGAGGGACCCGCCGATGTCAGGGTAGGGAACGTAGCCAAAGACCTCGGAATCGTCGCCGGGTCTGGTGAGGTTACGTTTACCCTCGAGTCCGGCTCTGATTTTTTCAAAATAGATAATATAACAGGCGAGCTGACCACTAATGAACGGCGGATAGACCGTGAAAAATTACAGCAGTGCCAAATGATATTTGATGAAAACGAATGTTTCATAGATTTTGAAGTGTCAGTAATTGGACCGGCTCAGAGCTGGGTTGACCTGTTCGAGGGGAAAGTCATTATTTTAGACATAAATGACAACACCCCGTCTTTCCCCTCTCCTGTTCTGACACTGTCAGTGGAAGAGAACAGACCGATTGGCACTCTCTATCTCCTGCCCACTGCCACCGACAGAGATTTTGGCAGGAACGGAATTGAGAGATATGAGCTTATTCAGGACAGCGGGGAGAGCTCCAGGCGCCTGGGTTCGAACTCAGGGGGACGCGGAGTGGACAGCAGGAGATTTGATGAGGGTGCAGCCAGGAGCAGCGTCTTTGAACTGCAAGTTGCTGACACAACTGATGGGGAAAAACAGCCGCAGCTCATCATTAAAGGAGCGCTGGACAGGGAGCAGAGGGACTCTTATGAGCTCACCCTGCGTGTTAGGGATGGGGGCGACCCCCCACGCTCCTCCCAGGCCATCCTGAGGGTGATGATCACTGATGTGAATGACAACAGCCCCCGCTTTGAGAAGGCTGTGTATGAGGCTGACCTGCCAGAGAACAGCTCCCCTGGTGCCCCCATCCTGCAGCTGAAAGCAGCTGACGCAGACGTTGGGGTGAACGGTCAGATTGAGTATGTATTTGGTGCGGCCACAGAGTCAGTGCGTAGGCTGCTGAGGCTGGACGAGGGCTCGGGGTGGCTTAGCGTGCTCCATCGTATTGACCGCGAGGAGGTGAGCCAGCTGCGCTTCACGGTAATGGCAAGGGATCGAGGTCAGCCACCCAAAATGGACAAGGCAACCGTGGTCCTCAACATCAAAGACGAGAACGACAACGTGCCTGCTATCGAGATTCGTAAGATCGGACGCATTTTCTTGAAAGATGGTGTGGCCAATGTGGCAGAGGATGTAGTGGTGGACACGCCTATAGCTTTAGTCCAGGTGTCAGACCGCGACCAGGGCGAGAACGGCATCGTGACCTGCACTGTGGTGGGTGACGTGCCCTTCCAGCTCAAACCGGCCAGTGAGATTGAGGGTGAGATGAATAAGAAGAAATACTTTCTCCATACATCAGCCCCGCTGGACTATGAGGCCACACAGGAGTACAACGTGGTCATCGTGGCTGTGGACTCAGGAAGCCCTAGCCTGGCCAGTAATAACTCGCTTATCGTGAAGGTGGGAGACTTCAACGACAACCCACCCATCTTTAGCCAGAACGTGGTGGAGGTGTCCTTTCTGGAAAACAATGCCCCAGGCGAGAGGGTGACCACAGTGCAGGCAATCGATGCTGACAGTGGCAAGAATGCAGAAATCGCCTACTCCCTCGTCTCCTCTGTAAATGGGATATTCTCCATTGATGCAGACAGTGGTGACATCAGAGTAAACACCATTCTGGACAGGGAGCAAACAGAGAGGTATGAGTTCAAAGTGATAGCTAAAGATAAGGGCATGCCCATACTTCAGGGGTCAGCCACTGTGGTGGTCCTGGTGGCAGACAAGAACGACAATGAGCCAAAGTTCATGCAGGACGTGTTCACCTTCTACGTCAAAGAGAACCTAACACCCAACAGCCCTGTTGGCATGGTGACCGTCATTGACGCTGACAAGGGCCAGAACGCTGAAATGAGCCTCTTCatcgaggaagaggaggatatcttctccattgagaatgacacagGAACCATTTTCTCCACCATGTCATTTGACCGCGAGCAGAAGACTTCATACACGTTTAGGGTCAAGGCTGTGGACGGTGGAGACCCACCCAGATCCGCCACAGCCACCGTGTCACTTTTCGTGATGGACGAGAACGACAACCCGCCAACCGTCACCTTCCCCATCAACAGCACTTACACCCTCCTGCCCCCCTCCAGCAACGTCAGGACTGTAGTACGAACCGTCATAGCCACTGATCCGGACACAGGGATCAACGCTGACCTGAACTACAGCATCATCGGTGGAAACCCCTTCAAACTGTTTGAGATTGACGGAGGTAGTGGGGTTATCTCACTGGTGGGGAAGCTGGAGCAGAAACACTATGGCCTCCATCGACTCGTGGTTCAGGTGAACGACAGCGGGCAGCCCTCCCAGAGCACCACTACCCTTGTGCATGTCTATGTCAATGAGACCCTCTCCAACTCCACCATCGTAGAGGCCCAGGTGGCCAAGAGCCTGGGTACGCCGCTCAATACCAACATCGCTGGGGACCCCAACTACGACCTGGGTAAGCAGCGGCTGAGCATCGTCATCGGGGTGGTCTCGGGCATCATGACGGTCATTCTCATCATTCTCATCGTCGTCATGGCCCGTTACTGCCGCCCCAAGAACAAGAATGGCTATGAGGCAGGCAAGAAGGACCATGAGGACTTCTTCACCCCTCAGCAGCATGACAAGGGCAAAAAGCCTAAGAAGGACAAGAAGAATAAGAAGTCCAAACAGCCACTGTATAGCAGCATCGTTACCATTGAGGCCTCCAAGCCCAACGGCCAGCGCTACGATGGTGTCAACGAGAAGCTGTCGGACAGCCCTGGGATGGGCCGGTACCGGTCTGTTAACGGAGGGCCCGGGAGCCCGGATCTGGCCCGGCACTACAAGTCCAGCTCGCCACTGCCCACGGTCCAGCTCCACCCCCAGTCACCCACGGCCGGGAAAAAGCATCAGGCTGTTCAGGACCTGCCCCCTGCCAACACCTTCGTTGGCACCGGAGATAACATTTCCCTTGGATCTGACCACTGCTCTGAGTATAGCAGTCAAACCATCAACAAGTACAACAAACAG
- the pcdh7b gene encoding protocadherin-7b isoform X3 codes for MRTTGAVDYICYSILILQLLNQPDAKQVLRYRLAEEGPADVRVGNVAKDLGIVAGSGEVTFTLESGSDFFKIDNITGELTTNERRIDREKLQQCQMIFDENECFIDFEVSVIGPAQSWVDLFEGKVIILDINDNTPSFPSPVLTLSVEENRPIGTLYLLPTATDRDFGRNGIERYELIQDSGESSRRLGSNSGGRGVDSRRFDEGAARSSVFELQVADTTDGEKQPQLIIKGALDREQRDSYELTLRVRDGGDPPRSSQAILRVMITDVNDNSPRFEKAVYEADLPENSSPGAPILQLKAADADVGVNGQIEYVFGAATESVRRLLRLDEGSGWLSVLHRIDREEVSQLRFTVMARDRGQPPKMDKATVVLNIKDENDNVPAIEIRKIGRIFLKDGVANVAEDVVVDTPIALVQVSDRDQGENGIVTCTVVGDVPFQLKPASEIEGEMNKKKYFLHTSAPLDYEATQEYNVVIVAVDSGSPSLASNNSLIVKVGDFNDNPPIFSQNVVEVSFLENNAPGERVTTVQAIDADSGKNAEIAYSLVSSVNGIFSIDADSGDIRVNTILDREQTERYEFKVIAKDKGMPILQGSATVVVLVADKNDNEPKFMQDVFTFYVKENLTPNSPVGMVTVIDADKGQNAEMSLFIEEEEDIFSIENDTGTIFSTMSFDREQKTSYTFRVKAVDGGDPPRSATATVSLFVMDENDNPPTVTFPINSTYTLLPPSSNVRTVVRTVIATDPDTGINADLNYSIIGGNPFKLFEIDGGSGVISLVGKLEQKHYGLHRLVVQVNDSGQPSQSTTTLVHVYVNETLSNSTIVEAQVAKSLGTPLNTNIAGDPNYDLGKQRLSIVIGVVSGIMTVILIILIVVMARYCRPKNKNGYEAGKKDHEDFFTPQQHDKGKKPKKDKKNKKSKQPLYSSIVTIEASKPNGQRYDGVNEKLSDSPGMGRYRSVNGGPGSPDLARHYKSSSPLPTVQLHPQSPTAGKKHQAVQDLPPANTFVGTGDNISLGSDHCSEYSSQTINKYNKQPFRRVTFSVVSQPQDPHQQGSLQSCYDSGLEESETPSSKGSSGGPRLGALPLPEDSYERTTPDGSVGEAEHMENGEKEH; via the coding sequence ATGAGGACTACTGGCGCAGTGGACTATATATGCTACAGTATACTCATCCTGCAGCTGCTGAATCAGCCCGATGCCAAGCAAGTGTTGCGATATCGCTTGGCTGAGGAGGGACCCGCCGATGTCAGGGTAGGGAACGTAGCCAAAGACCTCGGAATCGTCGCCGGGTCTGGTGAGGTTACGTTTACCCTCGAGTCCGGCTCTGATTTTTTCAAAATAGATAATATAACAGGCGAGCTGACCACTAATGAACGGCGGATAGACCGTGAAAAATTACAGCAGTGCCAAATGATATTTGATGAAAACGAATGTTTCATAGATTTTGAAGTGTCAGTAATTGGACCGGCTCAGAGCTGGGTTGACCTGTTCGAGGGGAAAGTCATTATTTTAGACATAAATGACAACACCCCGTCTTTCCCCTCTCCTGTTCTGACACTGTCAGTGGAAGAGAACAGACCGATTGGCACTCTCTATCTCCTGCCCACTGCCACCGACAGAGATTTTGGCAGGAACGGAATTGAGAGATATGAGCTTATTCAGGACAGCGGGGAGAGCTCCAGGCGCCTGGGTTCGAACTCAGGGGGACGCGGAGTGGACAGCAGGAGATTTGATGAGGGTGCAGCCAGGAGCAGCGTCTTTGAACTGCAAGTTGCTGACACAACTGATGGGGAAAAACAGCCGCAGCTCATCATTAAAGGAGCGCTGGACAGGGAGCAGAGGGACTCTTATGAGCTCACCCTGCGTGTTAGGGATGGGGGCGACCCCCCACGCTCCTCCCAGGCCATCCTGAGGGTGATGATCACTGATGTGAATGACAACAGCCCCCGCTTTGAGAAGGCTGTGTATGAGGCTGACCTGCCAGAGAACAGCTCCCCTGGTGCCCCCATCCTGCAGCTGAAAGCAGCTGACGCAGACGTTGGGGTGAACGGTCAGATTGAGTATGTATTTGGTGCGGCCACAGAGTCAGTGCGTAGGCTGCTGAGGCTGGACGAGGGCTCGGGGTGGCTTAGCGTGCTCCATCGTATTGACCGCGAGGAGGTGAGCCAGCTGCGCTTCACGGTAATGGCAAGGGATCGAGGTCAGCCACCCAAAATGGACAAGGCAACCGTGGTCCTCAACATCAAAGACGAGAACGACAACGTGCCTGCTATCGAGATTCGTAAGATCGGACGCATTTTCTTGAAAGATGGTGTGGCCAATGTGGCAGAGGATGTAGTGGTGGACACGCCTATAGCTTTAGTCCAGGTGTCAGACCGCGACCAGGGCGAGAACGGCATCGTGACCTGCACTGTGGTGGGTGACGTGCCCTTCCAGCTCAAACCGGCCAGTGAGATTGAGGGTGAGATGAATAAGAAGAAATACTTTCTCCATACATCAGCCCCGCTGGACTATGAGGCCACACAGGAGTACAACGTGGTCATCGTGGCTGTGGACTCAGGAAGCCCTAGCCTGGCCAGTAATAACTCGCTTATCGTGAAGGTGGGAGACTTCAACGACAACCCACCCATCTTTAGCCAGAACGTGGTGGAGGTGTCCTTTCTGGAAAACAATGCCCCAGGCGAGAGGGTGACCACAGTGCAGGCAATCGATGCTGACAGTGGCAAGAATGCAGAAATCGCCTACTCCCTCGTCTCCTCTGTAAATGGGATATTCTCCATTGATGCAGACAGTGGTGACATCAGAGTAAACACCATTCTGGACAGGGAGCAAACAGAGAGGTATGAGTTCAAAGTGATAGCTAAAGATAAGGGCATGCCCATACTTCAGGGGTCAGCCACTGTGGTGGTCCTGGTGGCAGACAAGAACGACAATGAGCCAAAGTTCATGCAGGACGTGTTCACCTTCTACGTCAAAGAGAACCTAACACCCAACAGCCCTGTTGGCATGGTGACCGTCATTGACGCTGACAAGGGCCAGAACGCTGAAATGAGCCTCTTCatcgaggaagaggaggatatcttctccattgagaatgacacagGAACCATTTTCTCCACCATGTCATTTGACCGCGAGCAGAAGACTTCATACACGTTTAGGGTCAAGGCTGTGGACGGTGGAGACCCACCCAGATCCGCCACAGCCACCGTGTCACTTTTCGTGATGGACGAGAACGACAACCCGCCAACCGTCACCTTCCCCATCAACAGCACTTACACCCTCCTGCCCCCCTCCAGCAACGTCAGGACTGTAGTACGAACCGTCATAGCCACTGATCCGGACACAGGGATCAACGCTGACCTGAACTACAGCATCATCGGTGGAAACCCCTTCAAACTGTTTGAGATTGACGGAGGTAGTGGGGTTATCTCACTGGTGGGGAAGCTGGAGCAGAAACACTATGGCCTCCATCGACTCGTGGTTCAGGTGAACGACAGCGGGCAGCCCTCCCAGAGCACCACTACCCTTGTGCATGTCTATGTCAATGAGACCCTCTCCAACTCCACCATCGTAGAGGCCCAGGTGGCCAAGAGCCTGGGTACGCCGCTCAATACCAACATCGCTGGGGACCCCAACTACGACCTGGGTAAGCAGCGGCTGAGCATCGTCATCGGGGTGGTCTCGGGCATCATGACGGTCATTCTCATCATTCTCATCGTCGTCATGGCCCGTTACTGCCGCCCCAAGAACAAGAATGGCTATGAGGCAGGCAAGAAGGACCATGAGGACTTCTTCACCCCTCAGCAGCATGACAAGGGCAAAAAGCCTAAGAAGGACAAGAAGAATAAGAAGTCCAAACAGCCACTGTATAGCAGCATCGTTACCATTGAGGCCTCCAAGCCCAACGGCCAGCGCTACGATGGTGTCAACGAGAAGCTGTCGGACAGCCCTGGGATGGGCCGGTACCGGTCTGTTAACGGAGGGCCCGGGAGCCCGGATCTGGCCCGGCACTACAAGTCCAGCTCGCCACTGCCCACGGTCCAGCTCCACCCCCAGTCACCCACGGCCGGGAAAAAGCATCAGGCTGTTCAGGACCTGCCCCCTGCCAACACCTTCGTTGGCACCGGAGATAACATTTCCCTTGGATCTGACCACTGCTCTGAGTATAGCAGTCAAACCATCAACAAGTACAACAAACAG